The Salvelinus alpinus chromosome 35, SLU_Salpinus.1, whole genome shotgun sequence genome window below encodes:
- the LOC139564515 gene encoding cytosolic 5'-nucleotidase 3 isoform X1: MDKTAVVKVGAAASASVCALFGGVVLAQYMFAKKKRAGKKTKIIEMMPEFEKNTVHMRDPERVEQIICGMIKGGASKLQIITDFDMTLSRFAVHGKRCPTCHNIIDNCKLVTEDCRKKLLELKNTYYPIEIDPHLTMEEKYPFMVEWYFKSHTLLVEQRLQKDKLSEVVRDSDACLREGYEPFFDRLHQHNVPVFIFSAGLGDVLEEIIHQAGVYHPNVKVVSNFMDFDENGELRGFKGELIHVFNKHDGALRNTEYFKQVKDNCNIVLLGDSLGDLNMADGVPNVENILKIGFLNDKVEDRLEKYLDSYDIVLVKDETLDVPNSILQKII; the protein is encoded by the exons ATGGACAAGACTGCCGTGGTAAAAGTCGGTGCCGCGGCCAGTGCCAGTGTATGTGCCCTGTTCGGAGGTGTGGTTCTCGCCCAGTACATGTTCGCCAAGAAGAAGAGAGCGGGAAAGAAAACGAAGATCATCGAGATG atGCCAGAGTTTGAGAAGAACACGGTCCACATGAGGGATCCAGAGCGGGTGGAGCAGATCATCTGTGGCATGATCAAGGGTGGCGCCTCCAAACTACAG ATCATCACTGACTTTGACATGACGTTAAGCCGGTTCGCAGTCCACGGCAAACGCTGCCCCACGTGTCATA ATATCATTGACAACTGCAAGCTTGTCACCGAAGATTGTAGGAAGAAG TTACTTGAGCTTAAGAACACATATTACCCCATAGAGATTGACCCCCATCTAACGATGGAGGAGAAGTATCCATTTATGGTAGAATG GTATTTTAAGTCCCACACATTACTGGTGGAGCAGAGGCTACAGAAGGACAAACTCTCAGAGGTGGTGAGAGACTCAGACGCCTGCCTGAG GGAGGGCTATGAGCCGTTCTTTGACCGGCTCCATCAGCACAACGTGCCCGTGTTCATCTTCTCAGCGGGTCTGGGAGACGTCCTGGAGGAGATCATCCACCAGGCGGGGGTCTACCACCCCAACGTCAAGGTGGTGTCCAACTTCATGGACTTCGACGAAAAT GGCGAGCTGAGGGGCTTCAAGGGAGAGCTGATCCATGTGTTCAACAAGCACGACGGCGCCCTGCGCAACACGGAGTACTTCAAACAGGTGAAGGACAACTGCAACATCGTGCTGCTGGGAGACTCGTTAGGCGACCTCAACATGGCTGACGGCGTGCCCAATGTGGAGAACATCCTCAAGATCGGCTTCCTCAACGACAAG GTGGAGGATCGTTTGGAGAAATATCTGGACTCTTATGACATCGTCCTGGTAAAGGACGAGACTTTAGATGTGCCCAATTCCATCCTTCAGAAGATTATATAA
- the LOC139564515 gene encoding cytosolic 5'-nucleotidase 3 isoform X2, whose translation MPEFEKNTVHMRDPERVEQIICGMIKGGASKLQIITDFDMTLSRFAVHGKRCPTCHNIIDNCKLVTEDCRKKLLELKNTYYPIEIDPHLTMEEKYPFMVEWYFKSHTLLVEQRLQKDKLSEVVRDSDACLREGYEPFFDRLHQHNVPVFIFSAGLGDVLEEIIHQAGVYHPNVKVVSNFMDFDENGELRGFKGELIHVFNKHDGALRNTEYFKQVKDNCNIVLLGDSLGDLNMADGVPNVENILKIGFLNDKVEDRLEKYLDSYDIVLVKDETLDVPNSILQKII comes from the exons atGCCAGAGTTTGAGAAGAACACGGTCCACATGAGGGATCCAGAGCGGGTGGAGCAGATCATCTGTGGCATGATCAAGGGTGGCGCCTCCAAACTACAG ATCATCACTGACTTTGACATGACGTTAAGCCGGTTCGCAGTCCACGGCAAACGCTGCCCCACGTGTCATA ATATCATTGACAACTGCAAGCTTGTCACCGAAGATTGTAGGAAGAAG TTACTTGAGCTTAAGAACACATATTACCCCATAGAGATTGACCCCCATCTAACGATGGAGGAGAAGTATCCATTTATGGTAGAATG GTATTTTAAGTCCCACACATTACTGGTGGAGCAGAGGCTACAGAAGGACAAACTCTCAGAGGTGGTGAGAGACTCAGACGCCTGCCTGAG GGAGGGCTATGAGCCGTTCTTTGACCGGCTCCATCAGCACAACGTGCCCGTGTTCATCTTCTCAGCGGGTCTGGGAGACGTCCTGGAGGAGATCATCCACCAGGCGGGGGTCTACCACCCCAACGTCAAGGTGGTGTCCAACTTCATGGACTTCGACGAAAAT GGCGAGCTGAGGGGCTTCAAGGGAGAGCTGATCCATGTGTTCAACAAGCACGACGGCGCCCTGCGCAACACGGAGTACTTCAAACAGGTGAAGGACAACTGCAACATCGTGCTGCTGGGAGACTCGTTAGGCGACCTCAACATGGCTGACGGCGTGCCCAATGTGGAGAACATCCTCAAGATCGGCTTCCTCAACGACAAG GTGGAGGATCGTTTGGAGAAATATCTGGACTCTTATGACATCGTCCTGGTAAAGGACGAGACTTTAGATGTGCCCAATTCCATCCTTCAGAAGATTATATAA
- the LOC139564518 gene encoding dynactin subunit 3-like has translation MDRKFEVDNLETRLETLESRIYGEKRNKGGKPVKCADSLSRIQAALANTANKRERVKILHKKIEDLLKYLDPQFTDHITVPDAMKLEFILAEEDFLLSQATLLEQVSNLQPLLDSNYIRDVPEHATKLQRLSQIHIKEQDQTEAQSLEVKKLFEEYNKMMFLLSKQFTQWDESLRKVEEAKGIRQVE, from the exons ATGGATAGGAAATTTGAAGTTGATAACCTCGAAACGCGTCTTGAGACGCTGGAAAGTCGTATATACGGTGAAAAAAGGAACAAGGGAGGGAAACCCGTGAAG TGCGCGGATTCCCTCTCCAGAATTCAGGCCGCCCTTGCAAACACTGCAAATAAGAGGGAACGAGTGAAGATTCTACACAAAAAGA TTGAGGATCTGCTGAAGTATCTGGACCCTCAGTTCACTGACCACATCACTGTTCCTGATGCCATGAAGCTGGAATTCATCCTTGCTG AGGAAGACTTCCTCCTTTCCCAGGCCACCCTTCTGGAGCAGGTCAGCAACCTCCAGCCACTATTGGACAGCAACTACATCAGAG ATGTGCCAGAGCATGCCACTAAGCTACAGCGTTTGTCTCAGATTCACATCAAAGAGCAG GACCAAACTGAGGCCCAGTCCCTAGAGGTGAAGAAGCTGTTTGAGGAGTATAACAAAATG ATGTTCCTGCTGTCCAAGCAGTTCACCCAGTGGGATGAGAGCCTGCGGAAAGTGGAGGAGGCAAAGGGAATCCGTCAAGTGGAGTAG